The following are encoded in a window of Camarhynchus parvulus chromosome 1A, STF_HiC, whole genome shotgun sequence genomic DNA:
- the SEC61A2 gene encoding protein transport protein Sec61 subunit alpha, with protein sequence MGIKFLEVIKPFCAVLPEIQKPERKIQFREKVLWTAITLFIFLVCCQIPLFGIMSSDSADPFYWMRVILASNRGTLMELGISPIVTSGLIMQLLAGAKIIEVGDTPKDRALFNGAQKLFGMIITIGQAIVYVMTGMYGDPAEMGAGICLLIIIQLFVAGLIVLLLDELLQKGYGLGSGISLFIATNICETIVWKAFSPTTINTGRGTEFEGAVIALFHLLATRTDKVRALREAFYRQNLPNLMNLIATVFVFAVVIYFQGFRVDLPIKSARYRGQYSSYPIKLFYTSNIPIILQSALVSNLYVISQMLSVRFSGNFLVNLLGQWADVSGGGPARSYPVGGLCYYLSPPESMGAIFEDPVHVIVYIIFMLGSCAFFSKTWIEVSGSSAKDVAKQLKEQQMVMRGHRDTSMVHELNRYIPTAAAFGGLCIGALSVLADFLGAIGSGTGILLAVTIIYQYFEIFVKEQAEVGGVGALFF encoded by the exons ATGGGCA TAAAATTTTTAGAAGTTATTAAGCCATTCTGTGCAGTGTTACCTGAAATCCAGAAACCGGAAAGAAAA ATCCAGTTCAGAGAGAAGGTACTATGGACAGCCATCACACTCTTCATTTTCTTAGTGTGCTGCCAG ATCCCTTTGTTTGGAATCATGTCATCAGATTCTGCAGACCCCTTCTATTGGATGAGAGTCATTCTTGCATCAAACAGAG gTACTTTGATGGAACTGGGTATCTCACCCATTGTGACATCAGGTTTGATcatgcagctgctggcaggagcaaaGATCATTGAAGTTGGTGATACCCCAAAAGACAGAGCCTTGTTCAATGGAGCTCAGAAAT TATTTGGGATGATTATTACCATTGGGCAAGCCATTGTGTATGTTATGACTGGAATGTATGGAGATCCTGCTGAAATGGGTGCTGGAATTTGTCTTCTTATTATAATTCAG CTGTTTGTGGCTGGTTTGATCGTCTTGCTGCTAGATGAGTTGCTACAGAAAGGTTATGGATTGGGGTCTGGTATTTCCCTGTTTATTGCTACCAACATCTGTGAAACCATTGTCTGGAAAGCTTTCAGTCCCACTACCATCAACACTGGCAGAG GAACAGAGTTTGAGGGTGCTGTGATTGCATTGTTCCATCTCCTGGCCACACGAACGGACAAGGTCCGGGCTTTGCGGGAGGCTTTTTACCGACAGAATCTGCCCAATCTCATGAACCTGATTGCTACagtgtttgtgtttgctgtAGTCATCTATTTCCAG GGGTTCCGAGTGGATTTACCCATCAAGTCTGCACGGTACCGTGGGCAGTACAGCAGCTATCCCATCAAGCTGTTCTATACCTCCAACATTCCCATCATTCTGCAGTCTGCCTTGGTGTCAAACCTCTATGTCATTTCCCAGATGTTGTCTGTTCGTTTCAGTGGCAACTTCTTGGTGAATTTACTGGGACAGTGGGCG GATGTCAGTGGAGGTGGCCCTGCTCGCTCTTACCCTGTTGGTGGCCTGTGCTACTACTTGTCTCCTCCAGAATCCATGGGTGCAATATTTGAGGATCCTGTCCATGTAATagtttatataatatttatgtTGGGATCCTGTGCATTCTTCTCCAAGACTTGGATCGAGGTGTCTGGCTCATCAGCAAAAGAT GTTGCCAAGCAACTCAAAGAACAGCAAATGGTGATGAGAGGCCACAGGGATACATCAATGGTTCATGAGCTTAACAG ATACATCCCTACAGCAGCTGCATTTGGTGGTTTGTGCATCGGTGCCCTTTCAGTACTGGCTGACTTTCTAGGAGCCATTGGCTCTGGCACTGGCATTCTGCTTGCAGTCACTATTATTTAtcagtattttgaaatatttgtaaaagAACAGGCTGAAGTTGGAGGAGTAGGTGCATTATTTTTCTAG
- the NUDT5 gene encoding ADP-sugar pyrophosphatase yields MAAETSTEVVKPAKQSVLKEEVIVERQWLKLSETTYTDPFGKTRTWETVKRTGNKKGVTADGVAVIAVLQRTLHYDCIVLVKQFRPPINGYCLEFPAGLIEENESAESAALRELKEETGYKGEVIECTPALCLDPGISNSTTHIVSVIINGDEAENTRPKQNLDDGEFVEVVSLPKNDLLQRIDELVAEEQLAVDARVYTYALALKRAEEKPLQVPFMKF; encoded by the exons ATGGCAGCTGAGACATCCACAGAAGTtgtaaaaccagcaaaacaatCCGTCCTTAAGGAAGAG GTAATTGTAGAAAGACAATGGTTGAAGCTTTCAGAAACAACTTACACTGATCCCTTTGGGAAAACCAG AACTTGGGAAACTGTAAAGCGTACTGGTAACAAAAAGGGAGTTACAGCTGATG GTGTAGCAGTGatagcagtgctgcagagaacCCTGCACTATGACTGCATTGTCCTGGTGAAACAGTTCAGGCCCCCAATCAATGGCTACTGCTTGGAATTTCCTGCAG GCCTCATTGAGGAAAACGAGTCAGCAGAAAGTGCTGCGCTTCGAGAGCTGAAGGAAGAGACTGGGTACAAGGGGGAAGTCATTGAATGTACTCCAg ctctgtgcttggaCCCAGGAATATCAAACAGCACAACACACATCGTGAGTGTCATCATTAATGGAGATGAGGCTGAGAACACGAGACCGAAGCAAAACCTTG ATGATGGAG AATTTGTGGAAGTTGTTTCACTTCCAAAGAATGACCTACTGCAAAGGATTGATG aaCTGGTAGCAGAGGAACAGCTGGCAGTAGATGCCAGGGTTTACACTTACGCGTTGGCTCTGAAGCGCGCAGAGGAAAAACCGCTCCAAGTTCCTTTCATGAAGTTCTAG